In Nitratiruptor sp. YY09-18, a single window of DNA contains:
- a CDS encoding DUF2018 family protein: protein MYFEDDDVLGGTPKSRFIDIVFHANRNVVEGELENIIEWMAAMELIIEEKCGLDVEREVKQIIYDESKKAALEQKKNSLYIEYMGKILSQSE from the coding sequence ATGTATTTTGAAGATGATGATGTATTGGGTGGAACACCAAAGAGCAGATTTATAGATATCGTATTTCATGCCAATCGCAATGTAGTGGAAGGTGAACTTGAAAACATTATAGAGTGGATGGCTGCTATGGAGCTCATCATCGAGGAGAAATGCGGCCTTGATGTGGAGAGGGAAGTGAAACAGATTATCTATGATGAATCTAAAAAAGCAGCCCTTGAACAGAAGAAAAATTCACTCTATATCGAATACATGGGTAAGATATTGAGTCAAAGCGAATAA
- the ftsA gene encoding cell division protein FtsA, whose protein sequence is MSKAILAIDIGSTKVCAVIAQKNGEKLAVAGTGVAKAQGLKKGVITNIDMASRAIKEAYENAKRVAGTTPGKAIVSISGAYVKSTNSNGIVNIPNKEISLDEINRVMQTAIYNANIPHEYEIIHALPYKFKVDDQDFIEDPLGMNASRLEADVHIIAAPKSSLFNIRKAVRQAGIDIANVVLTGYASAIATLTPEDKELGACVIDLGGSTCNLVIHEGNSIVYNDFLAVGSMHITNDLSMALHTPLSTAEEIKIFYGDLKEPRSDYIEIPIIGDDEETHQVSLEIVYNVIHARVEETLMILAQSIEKSGLKDQIGAGVILTGGMTKLGGIRELASVIFDNSPVRIAKPKPLAGIENDLSDPSFSTVVGLLLYGAGEHTMYEIDSNKNLRYKSEEFFSDTMPKHEESVAEEATSNNAFELEENSLDELSNTLQFEEKKSSFKESLTKFTRWLTQLF, encoded by the coding sequence TTGTCCAAAGCAATTTTGGCCATTGATATTGGATCTACAAAAGTTTGCGCAGTTATCGCCCAAAAAAATGGTGAAAAGCTTGCAGTTGCAGGCACGGGTGTTGCAAAAGCGCAAGGCCTGAAAAAGGGTGTAATAACTAATATCGATATGGCATCACGTGCTATCAAAGAGGCCTACGAAAATGCCAAGCGTGTTGCAGGCACGACCCCTGGCAAAGCTATTGTCTCAATCTCTGGGGCATATGTCAAAAGTACCAACAGCAACGGTATTGTTAATATCCCTAACAAAGAGATCTCGCTTGATGAGATCAACCGCGTTATGCAAACAGCAATCTACAATGCCAATATTCCTCACGAATATGAGATAATCCATGCACTCCCCTATAAATTTAAAGTAGATGATCAAGACTTTATCGAAGATCCACTTGGCATGAACGCTTCTAGACTAGAAGCAGATGTACATATCATCGCAGCTCCAAAATCGAGCCTCTTTAATATTCGCAAAGCTGTCAGACAAGCAGGTATTGATATAGCTAATGTCGTCCTCACGGGCTACGCTTCAGCAATCGCTACCCTTACGCCAGAAGATAAAGAACTTGGTGCTTGTGTTATTGATCTAGGTGGTAGCACATGCAATCTTGTCATCCATGAAGGCAACTCTATTGTCTATAACGATTTCTTGGCAGTTGGTTCTATGCATATTACAAATGACCTCTCCATGGCATTGCATACACCACTCTCCACTGCCGAGGAGATAAAGATCTTTTATGGTGATCTCAAAGAGCCTCGAAGTGATTATATTGAGATTCCAATAATTGGAGATGACGAGGAGACTCACCAGGTCTCACTTGAGATTGTTTATAATGTCATTCATGCGCGTGTAGAAGAAACACTCATGATTTTGGCTCAATCTATTGAAAAGAGTGGTCTCAAAGATCAAATAGGTGCAGGAGTAATTCTCACTGGGGGTATGACAAAACTTGGTGGCATTAGAGAGCTAGCAAGTGTTATATTTGATAACTCTCCAGTACGCATAGCCAAACCAAAACCCCTTGCAGGAATCGAAAATGATCTAAGTGATCCAAGTTTTTCTACAGTGGTAGGACTCTTGCTCTATGGGGCTGGTGAGCATACAATGTATGAAATTGATTCAAATAAGAACCTTCGCTATAAAAGTGAGGAGTTTTTTTCCGATACTATGCCAAAGCATGAAGAGAGCGTCGCAGAAGAAGCTACTTCAAATAATGCTTTTGAGCTAGAAGAAAACTCTTTGGATGAACTCTCAAACACTTTGCAGTTTGAAGAAAAGAAGAGCTCATTCAAAGAATCATTAACCAAATTTACACGCTGGCTCACACAGCTATTTTAG
- a CDS encoding efflux RND transporter permease subunit, with the protein MRRFIEFAINKSALNHTLLLLIVILSYFAYKNVPKEIFPPVVLDKILITGSYAGASAQTLDKMVVQNIEDELKNVQGLGDIDAIVKNGRFTIVSDIKEGENNLIVLNDVKDKIAKIKKDLPPDMDEPVATVMKKSFPLVLIAIATSQNDQHKLLDVANDLKDRLSSIKDLSDIDIRGWREDELKIAIDKDAIDALGISFSLLASQIQNLSTIFPIGAIKQRGNHFFLTTENGKKKVEELRNTIIEVGGKRVLLGQIAQIKFGLSDPAMLSHFNGKPNLSINITKTQNGNAIELVRKIKRVLEEFNKKYPSFELKVYTDTSVWIRNRLNTVTSNLFFGLILVTLALLLSVNWRIALVVAMGIPVSFMIGLIALEMLGYSLNMLSLFGALIALGMLVDEAIVVAENIYRHLENGDDPKTAAINGALEMFPAVLTATATTIFAFLPLIILSGEMGKFIRILPIIISILLLSSLFEAFYFLPLHAKDILKVSKEKRSRLWERLGKQYTKLLRVLLRHNILWLMLIIISILFATGMLMKKAKFQLFPSFDTTQIYITGRVSVNNDIKDTEKIVAAVEKEIIHHINKDEVKSVTTIVGMKLDAKNNAQLGDNLFHIFINLHELKPQNFVDRYITPLFSVEYDDSDMKRDRSASAIAKDLKKIVQKFQHEPFEEINVIVPQAGIVKSDVEISLVYEKDSQVLQAIKILEDAMQKIDGVYNITDDAKEGEKELKLVLNDYGQKLGITEGYLASYLRSLYLDAEVAKMFRNNKLIYIKLKRLGKDSIDKLQDLRIDVPNTNQKVLLTSIVKFVKIDHFYDIIKENGEKIRTVYASLDKHKITSAEFYDKIAPVLEKIKKLGVGIKIKGEQKENEKLMREITRAFIIAIFLIFAALLLMFNSVIHTLIVLSVIPLSLLGVLIGNQIMGLNLTMPGLLGLVGLAGVVVNDGLIMLDFIRECKDSECVIRRASLRLRPIILTSVTTVLGLSTLIFFASGQSLILQPMAVTLGYGIAWATVINLLIVPLMFYTITFSKPKFAILNLFKRRGNVF; encoded by the coding sequence ATGAGACGATTTATAGAATTTGCGATTAACAAAAGTGCGCTCAATCATACACTTCTTCTTCTCATAGTAATTCTTTCCTATTTTGCATACAAAAATGTTCCAAAAGAGATCTTTCCTCCTGTTGTTTTAGACAAGATTCTCATTACTGGCTCTTATGCAGGAGCGAGTGCGCAGACCCTTGATAAGATGGTGGTGCAAAATATCGAAGATGAGCTCAAAAACGTACAAGGACTTGGAGATATCGATGCAATTGTTAAAAATGGCCGGTTTACAATAGTCTCTGATATCAAAGAGGGGGAAAATAATCTCATAGTTCTCAATGATGTCAAAGACAAAATCGCCAAAATCAAAAAAGATCTCCCTCCAGATATGGATGAGCCTGTTGCAACAGTAATGAAAAAGAGTTTTCCTCTTGTGCTCATTGCAATTGCTACGTCGCAAAATGACCAACACAAACTCCTCGATGTAGCCAACGATCTCAAAGATAGGCTCAGTTCTATCAAAGATTTGAGCGATATAGATATTAGAGGATGGAGAGAGGATGAGCTCAAGATTGCTATCGATAAAGATGCGATAGATGCGCTGGGTATTTCTTTTTCTCTACTAGCTTCTCAGATTCAAAATCTCTCTACAATTTTTCCTATTGGAGCGATCAAGCAAAGAGGTAACCACTTCTTTCTCACTACAGAAAATGGCAAGAAAAAAGTTGAAGAGCTGCGAAATACGATCATAGAGGTTGGTGGCAAGAGGGTTTTGCTCGGACAGATTGCACAGATCAAATTTGGACTTAGTGATCCTGCGATGCTTTCACATTTTAATGGCAAACCAAACCTCTCGATCAACATCACAAAGACACAAAACGGCAATGCTATAGAGTTGGTAAGGAAAATCAAGAGGGTCTTAGAGGAGTTTAATAAAAAATATCCTAGCTTTGAGCTTAAAGTCTATACTGATACATCTGTTTGGATTAGAAACAGACTCAACACAGTAACTTCCAATCTCTTCTTTGGTCTCATACTTGTCACTCTTGCTCTTTTACTCAGTGTCAACTGGCGCATAGCTCTTGTAGTGGCTATGGGAATACCAGTGAGCTTCATGATCGGGCTTATAGCTTTGGAGATGTTGGGATACAGCCTCAATATGCTCTCACTCTTTGGAGCATTGATTGCACTTGGGATGCTAGTGGATGAAGCGATTGTCGTAGCTGAGAATATCTATAGGCACCTTGAAAATGGTGATGATCCTAAAACTGCAGCAATTAATGGTGCACTAGAGATGTTTCCTGCGGTCCTAACCGCAACTGCAACGACTATTTTTGCCTTTTTGCCGCTTATAATTCTTAGTGGTGAGATGGGCAAATTTATCCGCATTTTGCCAATTATTATCTCTATCTTGTTGCTTAGTTCTCTTTTTGAGGCTTTCTATTTTCTTCCTCTGCACGCTAAAGATATTTTAAAAGTTTCAAAGGAAAAGAGAAGCAGGCTCTGGGAGAGGCTTGGTAAACAATATACAAAACTGCTCCGTGTTCTCTTGCGACACAATATTTTGTGGTTGATGCTTATAATCATCTCCATTCTTTTTGCAACCGGAATGCTTATGAAAAAAGCGAAATTCCAGCTCTTTCCAAGTTTTGATACAACACAAATCTATATTACAGGGCGAGTGAGCGTCAATAACGATATCAAAGATACAGAAAAGATCGTTGCTGCAGTAGAAAAAGAGATTATCCATCATATCAATAAAGATGAGGTCAAATCTGTTACAACAATTGTGGGGATGAAACTTGATGCCAAAAATAATGCACAACTAGGAGACAATCTCTTTCATATCTTTATCAACCTCCATGAACTTAAGCCCCAAAACTTTGTAGATCGCTATATTACGCCACTCTTTTCAGTCGAGTATGATGATAGCGATATGAAAAGAGATCGCAGTGCTTCTGCAATTGCTAAGGATTTGAAAAAGATTGTGCAAAAGTTTCAGCATGAACCCTTTGAGGAGATAAATGTAATTGTACCGCAAGCTGGAATTGTCAAAAGTGATGTGGAGATATCATTGGTTTATGAAAAAGATAGCCAAGTTTTGCAGGCTATTAAAATTTTAGAAGATGCGATGCAAAAGATTGATGGAGTCTACAACATCACTGATGATGCCAAAGAGGGTGAAAAGGAGCTCAAACTTGTGCTCAATGACTATGGACAAAAACTAGGAATCACTGAAGGATATTTGGCATCTTATCTACGCTCTCTCTATCTTGATGCAGAAGTGGCAAAAATGTTTCGCAATAATAAACTCATCTATATCAAACTCAAACGCCTGGGTAAAGACAGTATCGATAAACTGCAAGATTTGCGCATCGATGTACCAAATACCAATCAAAAAGTGCTTCTCACCTCAATTGTAAAATTTGTCAAAATCGATCACTTCTATGATATTATCAAAGAGAATGGTGAGAAGATCCGTACTGTCTATGCATCTTTGGACAAACACAAAATCACTTCAGCTGAGTTCTATGACAAGATTGCTCCAGTATTAGAGAAAATTAAAAAGCTAGGAGTTGGTATTAAAATCAAAGGGGAGCAAAAAGAGAATGAAAAGCTCATGCGAGAGATCACACGAGCCTTTATCATAGCAATTTTCTTGATTTTTGCTGCGCTACTATTGATGTTTAACTCCGTTATCCACACCCTCATAGTCCTCAGTGTCATACCTCTTTCACTCCTAGGGGTTCTCATCGGCAATCAGATTATGGGACTCAACCTCACAATGCCAGGACTTTTGGGGCTTGTTGGTCTTGCCGGTGTTGTGGTTAATGATGGGCTCATTATGCTTGATTTCATACGAGAGTGCAAGGATAGTGAATGTGTTATTCGTAGAGCGAGTCTTCGCTTAAGACCTATTATTCTCACATCTGTAACGACCGTACTAGGTCTATCAACACTCATCTTCTTTGCAAGCGGGCAGAGTCTCATTCTCCAACCAATGGCAGTAACTCTTGGTTATGGTATTGCGTGGGCAACGGTAATAAATCTCTTAATAGTTCCTTTGATGTTTTATACAATTACCTTCTCCAAGCCAAAATTTGCTATACTAAATCTCTTTAAAAGGAGGGGAAATGTATTTTGA
- a CDS encoding adenosylmethionine--8-amino-7-oxononanoate transaminase has translation MTNAELMARDLAYIWHPCTQMKDHEQIPLIPIKRAKGVYLYDFDGNRYIDSISSWWVNLFGHSNEYINSKINEQLQKLEHVIFAGFTHEQIVKLSERLCALTGFDKCFYADNGSSAIEVALKMSFHYFKNRGETRPYFVSLTNSYHGETLGALAVGDVELYKDTYKEIMIKTLQTPVPKDRSLEAAKDAAKEFEKLLEKEHKNISAFIVEPLVQCAGYMHMYHPNFLKLAKELCEKYGIFFIADEIAVGFGRTGTMFACEQAGIKPDFMCLSKGLTGGYLPLAVVLTTDEVYEMFYCDYNEFKAFLHSHSYTGNALACAAANATLDIFEKEDVVAKNAKKVTYIAQKLEKFKELPNIADVRQTGMIAAVEIKGYDPAKRIGLQINQESLKRGVFIRPLGSVVYFMPPYIISYEEVDTMIDTVYDVIKGL, from the coding sequence ATGACCAATGCGGAGTTGATGGCCAGAGACCTTGCATACATATGGCATCCTTGCACGCAGATGAAAGATCATGAGCAAATTCCTCTCATACCTATAAAAAGAGCGAAGGGGGTCTATCTCTACGATTTTGATGGCAACAGATACATCGATAGCATAAGTAGCTGGTGGGTCAACCTCTTTGGTCATAGCAATGAATATATCAACTCCAAAATCAATGAGCAGCTGCAAAAGCTCGAGCATGTTATCTTTGCAGGCTTTACCCATGAGCAGATAGTAAAACTCTCAGAGCGACTCTGTGCACTTACTGGATTTGATAAGTGCTTCTATGCTGATAACGGAAGTAGTGCGATAGAGGTGGCTTTGAAGATGAGTTTCCACTACTTCAAAAATAGAGGCGAAACAAGACCATACTTCGTATCCCTTACAAATAGTTATCATGGTGAGACTTTGGGAGCTTTGGCAGTGGGTGATGTAGAGCTTTACAAAGATACTTACAAAGAGATTATGATAAAAACATTGCAAACTCCTGTTCCAAAAGATAGATCTTTAGAAGCTGCCAAAGATGCAGCCAAAGAGTTTGAAAAGCTCTTAGAAAAAGAGCATAAAAATATCAGCGCATTCATCGTAGAGCCGCTTGTACAGTGTGCCGGTTATATGCATATGTATCATCCCAATTTTCTCAAACTCGCAAAAGAGCTATGTGAGAAGTATGGGATCTTTTTTATCGCAGATGAGATTGCTGTCGGATTTGGGCGCACTGGGACGATGTTTGCTTGTGAGCAAGCCGGGATCAAGCCAGACTTCATGTGCCTCTCGAAAGGTTTGACTGGGGGGTATCTGCCTCTTGCAGTAGTACTTACCACAGATGAAGTCTATGAGATGTTTTACTGCGACTATAATGAATTTAAAGCATTCTTACACTCTCACAGTTATACCGGCAATGCTCTAGCGTGTGCAGCAGCAAATGCGACACTTGATATCTTTGAAAAAGAAGATGTTGTAGCCAAAAATGCTAAAAAGGTTACATATATTGCGCAAAAGCTAGAAAAATTTAAAGAGCTTCCAAATATTGCAGATGTGAGACAAACAGGGATGATCGCAGCAGTTGAGATAAAAGGGTATGATCCAGCAAAACGCATCGGACTACAAATAAATCAAGAGTCTCTCAAAAGGGGTGTCTTTATTAGACCTTTGGGTTCGGTAGTCTATTTCATGCCACCTTATATTATTTCATATGAGGAGGTAGATACGATGATAGATACAGTCTATGATGTGATCAAAGGGCTATAA
- a CDS encoding peptidylprolyl isomerase gives MISWMQKHRKYLVITIWISTIAFVGAGFVGWGAYKFGSHGDSVAKVGDTDISIKAFAQKQNEIYNYYNKMYGGQLDQEKAKQLGINKIALQSLIQQTLLLNYAKDLGLRVSDDEVAAYIQQMDVFQNSGQFDKELYLKILKQNRLRPKDFEESIKTTLLLKKLQNALKPTLYPIEYNTTASALYIGDKIEYKLLDANDINISVTPQMVQKYYEEHKRDYLSPKIYRFNKQVVFPKKEGISEKELQEYYNSHKLRYVGKNGKILPFEKIKERVLADVALKKSKKEAFQTYLAIKKGKLQPQSEVNLTQENLPAKIERAKLEKNKTFKPFIEGDHYAIYKLLQIVPPKPLPLEKVQSRVKKDLLYSLKTKKLFALAKKEVKNFQGIKTSDYICRDDAEKLQLDKIVAMEFLKNLFLSTKPQGYIQVSPTQVVLYRILDQKLQMPHKWDKNKAYISDNGLQLKSYLINANILRKLEKLYPITVYKGL, from the coding sequence ATGATAAGCTGGATGCAAAAACATAGAAAATATTTAGTTATTACAATTTGGATAAGTACCATTGCATTCGTTGGTGCTGGATTTGTAGGCTGGGGAGCATATAAGTTTGGCTCTCATGGAGATAGTGTGGCAAAAGTAGGTGATACAGACATCTCCATCAAAGCCTTTGCCCAGAAACAAAATGAGATCTATAACTACTACAACAAGATGTATGGTGGACAGCTTGATCAAGAAAAAGCTAAGCAGCTTGGAATTAACAAGATCGCTTTGCAATCACTCATCCAACAGACGCTCTTGCTCAACTACGCAAAGGATCTTGGACTTCGTGTAAGTGATGATGAAGTGGCAGCATATATCCAGCAAATGGATGTTTTCCAAAATTCGGGTCAATTTGATAAAGAGCTCTACCTTAAAATTCTCAAACAAAACCGTCTTCGCCCAAAAGATTTTGAAGAGAGCATCAAGACAACACTTCTACTCAAAAAACTGCAAAACGCCCTCAAACCCACTCTCTACCCAATTGAATACAACACAACCGCTTCAGCACTCTATATCGGTGATAAGATCGAGTATAAACTTCTTGATGCCAACGATATCAACATCTCTGTCACACCGCAAATGGTGCAAAAATATTATGAGGAGCATAAGCGTGATTACCTCTCACCAAAAATCTATAGATTCAACAAGCAGGTAGTATTTCCGAAAAAAGAGGGGATTTCTGAAAAAGAGCTACAAGAATACTATAATTCTCACAAACTCCGTTATGTTGGAAAAAATGGCAAGATTTTGCCATTTGAAAAAATTAAAGAGAGAGTCTTGGCCGATGTGGCCTTGAAAAAGAGTAAAAAAGAGGCTTTTCAAACATACCTAGCGATCAAAAAAGGCAAACTCCAACCACAAAGTGAAGTCAATCTCACCCAAGAGAATCTTCCAGCAAAAATTGAAAGAGCAAAACTAGAAAAAAATAAAACATTTAAGCCATTCATTGAAGGTGATCACTACGCTATTTATAAATTATTACAAATCGTTCCCCCAAAACCGCTCCCTTTAGAAAAAGTCCAGTCAAGAGTTAAAAAGGATCTACTATATTCACTCAAAACCAAAAAACTCTTCGCTCTTGCCAAAAAAGAGGTAAAAAATTTCCAGGGCATAAAGACTTCTGATTATATCTGTCGTGATGATGCTGAAAAACTCCAGCTTGATAAAATCGTAGCGATGGAATTTCTCAAAAATCTCTTTCTCTCAACGAAGCCTCAAGGATACATCCAAGTCTCACCAACACAAGTAGTACTCTATCGCATTTTAGATCAAAAACTACAAATGCCGCATAAATGGGATAAAAATAAAGCCTATATTTCCGATAATGGTTTACAACTCAAGAGTTATCTCATAAATGCAAACATTTTAAGAAAGTTAGAGAAGCTTTATCCAATTACTGTTTATAAAGGATTATAA
- a CDS encoding polyprenyl synthetase family protein translates to MVAAVTKQIEQFVQELGDERSYELFTKVPSGKMLRTKLILQIAKTPEAVRLAAIVEMIHAASLLHDDVIDEATKRRGVDSINAIFGNKSAIMLGDILYSKAFYELTKFSSQIAQTISHAVALLSLGELKDVELSNSFNSNEESYFDMIYKKTASLIEASAKSAAILAGLDSEAYGLYGKNLGLAFQIVDDILDITQNEQTLGKPALADFAEGKTTLPYIYLYQSLGEDDRQKLLYLFKKELNPEQKAWLFDKFEETGAIQRAKEQARALGHEALEQLHKSDEKLRQIMEELIERTY, encoded by the coding sequence TTGGTAGCTGCAGTAACAAAACAGATAGAGCAATTTGTTCAAGAATTAGGAGATGAAAGATCCTACGAGCTTTTTACAAAGGTGCCAAGCGGTAAGATGCTGCGCACCAAGCTCATTCTACAAATTGCAAAAACTCCAGAAGCTGTCAGGCTTGCTGCAATAGTGGAGATGATCCATGCAGCAAGTCTTTTGCACGATGATGTGATTGATGAAGCTACTAAGCGCAGAGGTGTAGACTCAATCAATGCAATTTTTGGTAACAAAAGTGCCATCATGCTAGGAGATATTTTATACTCCAAAGCCTTTTATGAACTGACAAAATTTTCTTCCCAAATCGCACAAACTATTTCACATGCTGTTGCACTTCTAAGTCTTGGTGAACTAAAAGATGTGGAACTTTCCAATAGTTTCAATAGTAATGAAGAGAGCTACTTCGACATGATCTACAAAAAGACTGCTTCATTGATTGAAGCAAGTGCAAAGAGTGCTGCCATTTTAGCTGGACTCGATAGTGAGGCATATGGACTCTATGGAAAAAACCTCGGTCTTGCATTTCAAATAGTCGATGATATTTTAGATATCACGCAAAATGAGCAGACTCTTGGCAAACCGGCTCTTGCAGATTTCGCAGAGGGTAAAACAACTTTGCCGTATATCTATCTCTACCAATCATTGGGCGAAGATGATCGCCAAAAGCTACTATATTTATTCAAAAAAGAGCTTAACCCAGAGCAAAAAGCGTGGCTTTTTGATAAATTTGAAGAGACGGGTGCTATACAAAGAGCAAAAGAGCAAGCACGAGCACTTGGGCACGAGGCTTTAGAACAGTTACATAAGAGTGATGAGAAGCTGCGCCAAATCATGGAAGAGCTCATTGAGAGGACTTACTGA
- the rsmH gene encoding 16S rRNA (cytosine(1402)-N(4))-methyltransferase RsmH, translated as MQIPHIPVLLDEVVENFKEIDGYFIDATLGYGGHSEALLEANKNIKILGIDQDEEAREFSRKRLEEFGDRIKIYRGRYSEVVPKLLEKFPIKGLLADIGVSSLQLDKAERGFRFDSDVLDMRMDRTNPFTAYDVVNNYSQEQLKEIFYKYGEIRNAAKIAQEIIKNRPIKSAKELAAIASRVLPKKGKIHPATTLFQAIRIEVNQELIELEKLLDALELYKPKGAKIGIITFHSLEDRIVKQRFKEWAKKCICPPQSMRCECEGDHQLGMILTKKPIVATQEEIAQNPRSRSAKLRIFQFRDDNGTQR; from the coding sequence ATGCAGATACCTCATATTCCTGTGCTCCTAGATGAAGTTGTTGAAAATTTTAAAGAGATCGATGGTTACTTTATAGATGCTACATTGGGCTATGGTGGACACTCTGAGGCACTGCTAGAAGCAAACAAAAATATCAAAATCCTTGGAATCGATCAGGATGAAGAGGCGAGAGAGTTTTCTCGTAAAAGACTCGAAGAGTTTGGTGATCGTATCAAAATCTATAGAGGACGCTATTCTGAAGTAGTTCCAAAGCTTTTGGAAAAATTCCCTATCAAAGGGCTTTTGGCTGATATTGGCGTATCATCACTGCAGCTTGATAAGGCTGAGAGGGGTTTTCGCTTCGACAGTGATGTACTTGATATGCGCATGGATAGAACAAATCCGTTCACTGCGTATGATGTAGTTAACAACTACTCTCAAGAGCAGCTCAAAGAGATCTTCTATAAATATGGTGAGATTAGAAATGCTGCCAAAATAGCGCAAGAGATTATTAAAAATAGACCGATAAAAAGTGCGAAAGAGTTGGCTGCAATTGCAAGCAGAGTCTTACCCAAAAAAGGCAAAATTCATCCAGCCACAACACTCTTCCAAGCCATACGTATAGAGGTCAATCAAGAACTAATAGAGCTTGAAAAACTACTCGATGCACTTGAACTTTATAAACCAAAAGGTGCTAAAATAGGCATTATTACTTTTCACTCGCTTGAAGATAGAATAGTCAAACAAAGATTCAAAGAGTGGGCGAAAAAGTGTATCTGTCCGCCACAAAGCATGCGGTGTGAGTGTGAAGGTGATCATCAATTGGGAATGATTTTAACAAAAAAGCCGATAGTCGCAACGCAAGAAGAGATTGCGCAAAATCCTCGTAGTAGAAGCGCGAAGCTAAGAATTTTTCAGTTTAGGGATGATAATGGAACGCAGCGATAA
- the ftsZ gene encoding cell division protein FtsZ — MEAFNIEERKRVTGANIKAVGVGGGGGNMIGHMIEQGIDGIELLVANTDSQALATSQAHVKIQLGEKTTRGLGAGMKPEIGREAALESYESIKENLDGADIVFISAGMGGGTGTGAAPIIAQAAKEVGALTISVVTKPFKFEGRRRARLAEEGINELKKESDSIVVIPNDKLLAIVDKKLGIKDSFKIVDDVLARAVSGISGVILSYGQNDINLDFADVQTVMSHRGLALMGVGEAEGENSAYEAIKSAIESPLLDNVSINGAMGVLVHFTIHPDYPLVDIGEAMDIVYESADEDAHVIFGTTTNENMAPDQVKITLIATGFEQKIQEEEPLKVVEPLQNSMRISKRKVSGGIDESEDVLDIPTWMRNQRD; from the coding sequence ATGGAGGCTTTTAATATCGAAGAGAGAAAGAGAGTAACTGGCGCAAATATCAAAGCCGTAGGTGTAGGCGGTGGTGGTGGCAATATGATAGGCCATATGATTGAACAAGGGATAGATGGTATTGAACTATTGGTAGCCAATACCGACTCTCAAGCTCTTGCTACATCCCAGGCACATGTAAAAATTCAACTAGGCGAGAAGACTACACGTGGACTAGGTGCTGGAATGAAGCCTGAGATTGGACGAGAAGCTGCACTTGAAAGCTATGAATCTATCAAAGAAAATCTTGACGGAGCAGATATCGTCTTTATCTCTGCAGGAATGGGTGGAGGCACAGGAACGGGTGCTGCACCAATCATTGCTCAAGCTGCAAAAGAGGTAGGTGCTCTGACAATCTCAGTTGTGACAAAACCTTTCAAATTTGAAGGAAGACGCAGAGCAAGACTTGCTGAAGAGGGAATCAATGAACTCAAAAAAGAGAGCGACTCAATCGTAGTAATTCCAAATGACAAACTCCTTGCAATTGTTGACAAAAAACTAGGAATCAAAGATAGCTTCAAAATCGTTGATGATGTCTTGGCTAGGGCTGTAAGTGGGATCAGTGGTGTAATCCTCTCTTATGGTCAAAATGATATCAATCTCGACTTTGCAGACGTACAAACTGTCATGAGTCACAGAGGCCTTGCACTTATGGGTGTCGGCGAAGCTGAAGGTGAAAATAGCGCCTATGAAGCGATCAAAAGTGCGATCGAATCACCTCTGCTTGACAATGTGTCAATCAATGGTGCTATGGGCGTACTTGTCCACTTCACTATCCATCCAGACTATCCGCTTGTAGATATCGGTGAAGCTATGGATATCGTCTATGAGAGCGCTGATGAAGATGCACATGTTATCTTTGGTACTACAACAAATGAAAACATGGCACCAGACCAAGTTAAAATCACACTCATCGCTACAGGATTTGAGCAAAAGATCCAAGAGGAGGAACCGTTAAAAGTTGTAGAACCTCTCCAAAACAGCATGAGAATCAGTAAAAGAAAAGTGAGTGGTGGGATAGATGAGAGCGAAGATGTTCTCGATATTCCTACATGGATGCGTAACCAAAGAGACTAA